A genomic window from Bacillus mesophilus includes:
- a CDS encoding NfeD family protein codes for MLEFYWGCLITGIIFTLLTVIFDDFLGNMMEGILDALTFDLPGFFNTTVLMSALTTLGGAGILFTLYTSLSHVVIFLLSLCSAFLLSTFFYFLYVKPMERAESSTGFSVKDFIGMVGEVTIPIPKEGYGEIVLSIAGASSNQIAASFDEEEIPSGSKALVIEVREGTLLVSPYEQI; via the coding sequence ATGCTAGAGTTTTATTGGGGATGTTTAATTACAGGTATTATTTTTACTTTATTAACGGTTATTTTTGATGACTTTCTTGGAAATATGATGGAAGGAATTCTTGACGCCCTAACATTTGATTTACCTGGTTTCTTTAATACAACGGTATTGATGAGTGCGTTAACGACATTAGGTGGGGCTGGTATTTTATTTACTTTATATACTTCTCTTTCTCACGTCGTTATTTTTCTACTATCACTCTGTTCGGCTTTTTTATTGAGCACATTTTTTTACTTTCTCTATGTAAAACCGATGGAACGTGCAGAAAGCTCTACAGGCTTTTCGGTTAAGGATTTTATTGGAATGGTTGGTGAAGTAACAATCCCAATACCTAAAGAAGGGTACGGTGAAATCGTCCTCTCAATAGCGGGGGCATCTTCTAATCAAATCGCTGCTAGCTTTGATGAAGAAGAGATTCCATCAGGTTCAAAAGCTCTAGTTATTGAAGTCAGAGAAGGCACATTGTTAGTGTCACCTTATGAACAAATTTAA
- a CDS encoding processed acidic surface protein yields the protein MKTTACVFILSTILMIPVFTQAAVFDQEMETYLSQLGRTQDDLEEYLSFLHLIFEDVQKEEELREEDGTLINETNIKTLLDNYKLTQQDLDELLHQVGEQVEEYTFIEDLNKAVSYYIEHAEDLAGLANFFSYIGLSDDEVSRLYQHVTSLEQQSLYEKLMEVNKQINETQPVEEPITLTTEQKHELFPLLNEVLSIYQLVPTYHIHPQALEPSSRKELSSQQLQGKGVKIELYDQVGTFIGDMNLTSEMLSSDFITQTSQQLLRIGQTKRSIQQLQFEGDPITQSQSPYIASLFYGSILLLGSTVCYLFSMNRMKR from the coding sequence TTGAAAACAACAGCATGTGTATTCATACTTTCAACCATATTAATGATTCCGGTATTTACCCAAGCAGCAGTATTTGATCAAGAGATGGAAACGTATTTAAGTCAACTCGGCAGGACACAGGATGATTTAGAAGAGTATTTAAGTTTTCTTCATTTAATCTTTGAGGATGTCCAGAAAGAAGAAGAATTACGTGAAGAGGATGGCACACTAATAAATGAAACGAACATAAAAACTTTGTTGGACAACTATAAACTTACTCAGCAAGACTTGGACGAGCTATTACACCAAGTGGGAGAACAAGTTGAGGAATATACTTTTATTGAAGACCTTAACAAAGCAGTTTCCTACTACATTGAACATGCTGAGGATTTGGCTGGATTAGCAAACTTCTTTTCTTATATTGGGTTGTCTGATGATGAGGTTTCAAGGTTATATCAGCATGTGACTTCCTTAGAACAACAATCTCTATATGAAAAACTAATGGAAGTGAATAAACAAATAAATGAAACACAACCAGTTGAAGAACCTATAACGCTCACGACTGAACAAAAGCATGAGCTATTTCCATTATTAAATGAAGTACTTTCCATCTATCAACTAGTACCTACTTACCATATTCATCCGCAAGCTTTAGAGCCTTCGAGCAGAAAAGAATTATCGTCACAGCAGTTACAAGGAAAAGGGGTAAAAATTGAGCTATATGACCAAGTGGGCACATTTATTGGTGACATGAATTTGACTTCTGAAATGCTTTCCTCTGATTTCATTACACAAACTAGTCAACAGCTGCTTCGAATCGGGCAAACCAAGAGATCGATTCAACAGTTACAGTTTGAAGGGGATCCTATTACCCAAAGTCAGTCACCTTATATAGCAAGCCTATTTTACGGGTCCATTTTATTGCTCGGAAGCACAGTATGTTATTTATTTTCTATGAATCGAATGAAAAGGTAA
- a CDS encoding DUF2254 domain-containing protein, translating into MNFKKIWLLVRGSIWLIPFIYGTTSMILAVVSYYLDNYIAHHPHLYKHIPIIFLADIDLALTVLSSIATALLTMTTITFSSIMIVLTTFLSQFSPRTLQNFITDPPTQRVLGIFVGGFIYSVILLLLTRETEVHQLFIMPTLAVIYALVCLIFFVFFIHHVSKWIQVSNLIFDITTNALEIVKKHFIDKKDVHPDAPWEDWEYAEILQRKPIDVYPSHSGYLQTIDTKQLLHQAKLDNTIVRIEMRVGEFVDLDTPLLSIWKMEDKAINNDYMRFMSIGLERTTFQDIEFGLTKLVEIALRAVSPALNDPNTAINCISQIGKILAAIASKHLPKPFMNDDDRSLRIIMDQPNFAEYLYKAFYQIRHYGKDDISILASIIQSLTLIASKNDQDIKNEVWTFAQYIVEGINSEALLALDKNYINESLKQLAKKVGKREESLKLS; encoded by the coding sequence ATGAATTTTAAGAAGATTTGGCTTTTGGTTCGAGGTAGCATCTGGTTAATTCCCTTCATTTATGGAACAACGTCCATGATTTTAGCAGTAGTAAGCTACTATTTGGATAATTATATCGCTCATCATCCGCACCTTTACAAACATATTCCTATCATATTTTTAGCCGATATTGACTTGGCACTTACCGTATTAAGCTCGATTGCAACAGCCCTGTTAACCATGACCACTATCACGTTCTCCTCCATTATGATTGTACTTACAACTTTTTTATCTCAGTTTTCTCCTAGAACTCTTCAAAACTTTATTACAGATCCCCCTACTCAACGTGTTCTTGGGATATTTGTTGGAGGATTTATTTACAGCGTTATTCTTCTCTTATTAACAAGAGAAACAGAGGTTCACCAGCTTTTCATCATGCCAACATTAGCTGTTATATACGCTCTAGTATGTCTTATTTTCTTTGTGTTTTTCATCCATCATGTCTCAAAGTGGATTCAAGTGAGTAACTTAATATTTGATATCACGACAAATGCTTTAGAGATTGTAAAAAAACACTTTATTGATAAAAAAGATGTACACCCTGATGCACCATGGGAGGATTGGGAATATGCGGAGATTTTACAAAGAAAGCCTATCGACGTGTACCCTTCACATTCCGGTTATCTTCAAACCATTGACACAAAACAATTACTACATCAAGCAAAGCTTGATAACACAATTGTTCGAATTGAAATGAGGGTTGGCGAGTTTGTTGATCTTGATACTCCCCTTCTATCCATATGGAAAATGGAGGACAAAGCTATCAACAATGATTATATGCGCTTTATGTCTATAGGATTAGAAAGGACAACCTTTCAAGATATTGAGTTTGGGCTTACCAAGCTTGTTGAAATCGCATTAAGAGCGGTTTCTCCCGCACTAAATGACCCTAATACTGCGATTAATTGCATCTCGCAAATCGGAAAAATATTAGCAGCGATAGCATCTAAACATTTACCCAAACCATTTATGAATGATGATGACAGAAGTCTGAGGATTATTATGGATCAGCCAAACTTTGCTGAGTACTTATATAAAGCCTTTTATCAGATTCGGCATTACGGAAAGGATGATATCTCAATCTTAGCCTCAATTATTCAGTCCCTAACTTTAATTGCTTCTAAAAATGATCAGGATATCAAAAATGAGGTTTGGACGTTTGCACAATATATTGTCGAAGGAATTAACAGTGAGGCCCTTCTGGCATTAGATAAAAACTATATTAATGAAAGTCTCAAACAGCTTGCAAAAAAGGTGGGAAAACGAGAAGAATCATTAAAGCTGTCATGA